Within Streptomyces sp. SS1-1, the genomic segment GTCGTCCACGTCCGCCAGCAGCTTCTTCTTCGTCTCCTCGGGCGCGGCCGAGGCCCGTACGGACTGACGGGCCAGCTCCGCCAGCTCCGCGTCGCTGAAACCGTGGTCGTGCCGGGCGATCTCGTACTGGGCGGCGAGCCGTGAGCCGAAGAGCAGCGGGTCGTCGGCGCCCAGGGCCATCGGCACCCCCGCCTCGAACAGGGTGCGCAGCGGGACGTCCTCCGGCTTCTCGTACACCCCGAGGGCGACGTTCGACGCCGGGCACACCTCGCAGGTCACGCCCCGGTCGGCGAGGCGCTTCAGCAGGCGCGGGTCCTCCGCCGCCCGCACGCCGTGGCCGATCCGGTGCGCCTCCAGGTCGTCCAGGCAGTCCCGGACCGAGGCGGGCCCCGTCAGCTCGCCGCCGTGCGGCGCCGACAGCAGGCCGCCCTCACGCGCGATGTGGAAGGCGCGGTCGAAGTCCCGGGCCATGCCCCGGCGCTCGTCGTTGGAGAGCCCGAAGCCCACCACGCCCCGGTCCGCGTAACGGACCGCCAGCCGGGCCAGGGTGCGCGCGTCCAGCGGGTGCTTCATCCGGTTCGCCGCGACCAGGACGCGCATGCCGAGCCCGGTGTCCCGCGCCGCCGTGTCGACCGCGTCGAGGATGATCTCCAGCGCCGCGATCAGCCCGCCCAGCCGGGGCGCGTACGACGTCGGGTCGACCTGGATCTCCAGCCAGCCGGAGCCGTCCCGCAGGTCCTCCTCGGCGGCCTCCCTGACCAGGCGCTGGATGTCCTCCGGCTGCCGCAGGCACGAGCGGGCGGCGTCGTACAGGCGCTGGAAGCGGAACCAGCCCCGCTCGTCCGTGGCCCGCAGCTTGGGGGACTCGCCTCTGGTCAGCGCGTCCGTCAGGGCCTCGGGCAGACGCACCCCGTACTTGTCGGCCAGCTCCAGCAGGGTCGTCGGCCGCATCGAGCCGGTGAAGTGCAGGTGCAGATGGGCTTTCGGCAGATCAGAGACATCACGTACACGCTCCATTCCCAGATCCTGCCGCACGCCCGAGGGGTCCCGGTAGCGGTTTCCCCTTTAGTGGTCTTGCTCGCACAAACAAATGAGGGCGCCTCCGGAGATCCGGAGGCGCCCTCGGGCGGACGGGGGACGTCAGTCCCGGGCCTCCGCCAGCAGCTTCTGGATACGGCTCACGCCCTCGACGAGGTCCTCGTCGCCGAGCGCGTACGACAGCCGCAGATAGCCCGGCGTGCCGAACGCCTCACCCGGGACGACCGCGACCTCGGCCTCCTCCAGGATCAGCTCGGCCAGCTCGACGCTGCTCCGCGGGCGCTTGCCGCGGATCTCCTTGCCGAGCAGGGCCTTCACCGACGGGTAGGCGTAGAAGGCGCCCTCGGGCTCGGGGCAGACCACGCCGTCGATCTCGTTGAGCATCCGCACGATCGTCCGGCGCCGGCGGTCGAACGCCTCGCGCATCTTGGCGACGGCCTCCAGGTCGCCGGAGACGGCGGCGATGGCCGCGGCCTGTGCCACGTTGGAGACGTTGGACGTGGCGTGCGACTGGAGGTTGGTCGCGGCCTTGACGACGTCCTTCGGGCCGATGACCCAGCCGACCCGCCAGCCCGTCATGGCGTAGGTCTTGGCGACGCCGTTGACGACGACGCACTTGTCGCGCAGCTCGGGGAACAGGCCCGGCAGGGAGACCGCGGCGGCCTCGCCATACACCAGGTGCTCGTAGATCTCGTCCGTGAGGACCCACAGGCCGTGCTCGAGGGCCCAGCGGCCGATCGCCTCGGTCTCGGCCTCGGTGTAGACGGCGCCGGTCGGGTTGGACGGCGACACGAAGAGGACGACCTTCGTCTTCTCGGTGCGCGCGGCCTCCAGCTGCTCCACGGAGACGCGGTAGCCGGTCGTCTCGTCGGCGACGACCTCCACCGGGACACCGCCGGCGAGCCGGATCGACTCCGGGTACGTCGTCCAGTACGGCGCCGGGACGATGACCTCGTCGCCCGGGTCGAGGATCGCGGCGAAGGCCTCGTAGATGGCCTGCTTGCCGCCGTTGGTGACGAGGATCTGCGAGACGTCCGGCTCGTAGCCGGAGTCGCGCAGCGTCTTCGCGGCGATCGCGGCCTTCAGCTCGGGAAGACCGCCCGCCGGGGTGTAGCGGTGGTACTTCGGGTTCTTGCAGGCCTCTACGGCTGCCTCGACGATGTAGTCGGGGGTCGGAAAGTCGGGCTCACCGGCGCCGAAGCCGATCACCGGACGCCCGGCGGCCTTGAGGGCCTTGGCCTTGGCGTCCACGGCGAGGGTGGCGGACTCGGAGATCGCGCCGATTCGGGCGGAGACCCGGCGCTCGGTCGGAGGGGTTGCAGCGCTCATGGCCCCATCGTTTCAGACAGGAAACGCGCCCGGCACACGGGTTTCACGGACTGAACATCCCCTGAACATCCGTCCGGATCCCGCCCTCGGCCAGCGCGATCTTGTGCCCGCGGACCAGTGCCCGTCCGGCGATCCTCCGGCGGCCGCGTCCTCATCGGCCACTTTCTGTTCGACGGGGCGCCCGGGACCACGTACACTCT encodes:
- a CDS encoding adenosine deaminase, with product MERVRDVSDLPKAHLHLHFTGSMRPTTLLELADKYGVRLPEALTDALTRGESPKLRATDERGWFRFQRLYDAARSCLRQPEDIQRLVREAAEEDLRDGSGWLEIQVDPTSYAPRLGGLIAALEIILDAVDTAARDTGLGMRVLVAANRMKHPLDARTLARLAVRYADRGVVGFGLSNDERRGMARDFDRAFHIAREGGLLSAPHGGELTGPASVRDCLDDLEAHRIGHGVRAAEDPRLLKRLADRGVTCEVCPASNVALGVYEKPEDVPLRTLFEAGVPMALGADDPLLFGSRLAAQYEIARHDHGFSDAELAELARQSVRASAAPEETKKKLLADVDDWLAGPVV
- a CDS encoding pyridoxal phosphate-dependent aminotransferase — its product is MSAATPPTERRVSARIGAISESATLAVDAKAKALKAAGRPVIGFGAGEPDFPTPDYIVEAAVEACKNPKYHRYTPAGGLPELKAAIAAKTLRDSGYEPDVSQILVTNGGKQAIYEAFAAILDPGDEVIVPAPYWTTYPESIRLAGGVPVEVVADETTGYRVSVEQLEAARTEKTKVVLFVSPSNPTGAVYTEAETEAIGRWALEHGLWVLTDEIYEHLVYGEAAAVSLPGLFPELRDKCVVVNGVAKTYAMTGWRVGWVIGPKDVVKAATNLQSHATSNVSNVAQAAAIAAVSGDLEAVAKMREAFDRRRRTIVRMLNEIDGVVCPEPEGAFYAYPSVKALLGKEIRGKRPRSSVELAELILEEAEVAVVPGEAFGTPGYLRLSYALGDEDLVEGVSRIQKLLAEARD